The Rhododendron vialii isolate Sample 1 chromosome 1a, ASM3025357v1 region ATAATTTTTCACTCGTGAACCACTAGACTCGCGAGGAGCATCGATTTTCTACTTAGCGCATCGGCCACTACATTCGCTTTCCCCGGGTGATATTGCAAATCAAagttgtagtcctccaagtgtTCCATCCAACGTCATCGTAAGTTAAGTTCTTTTTGGGAGAATAGGTACTTCAAACTcttgtgatcggaaaagacCTCGAACCTCTCACCGTACAGgtaatgacgccaactcttCAATGCAAATACAATggccgcaagttctaagtcatgcGTAGCTCCAAACGCTCCCAAGTCCCTCTTTCAAAGCATCACAATATACAGGATAGCCAACTCCACATTCGAGTACAATCAAAACCGGTGCGGTAGTCAATCACTTCTTTAACTCCTCAAAAGCTGTCTCACATGCGTAGCTCCAAACGAAACATGTCCCCTTCCGTGTCAACCTAGTCATAGGTGCTGCTAGGCGCGAAAAGTCTTAGACAAAACGACGATAGTACCCTGCCAAATCCAAAAAGCTACGAATCTCGAACACATTCTTTGGTCACTACCAATCCATAACGGACTCTATCTTCCTCGGATCAACGGACACTCCACCATTCGAAACCACATGACCCAAGAATTTGACCtcagataaccaaaactcacacttactaagcttACTGTACAAGtggtgctctctcaagagttcaagaacgataGTGAGATGAGATTGGTGTTTCTCCTCCGAAGGTGAGTATATGAGAATATCATCTACAAAAACAACCATGAAGCGGTCAAGGTAGGCACAAAAGATACGGTTCATCAAGTCCATGAAAGTAGCCGGCGCATTCGCcaacccaaaaggcataacgACGAACTCAAAATGACCATAGCGCGTATGAAAAGCGATTTTTGGAATATCTTCTCTCCGAACCCTTAACTGATGATAACTGGACCTCAAATCGATTTTAAAGAAACAAGTCGCACcccgaagttgatcaaacaagtcgtcgattctaggcatgAGATACTTATTCTTAATAGTGACACGGTTGAGCTTACGGTAATCGATACACAAACGAAGTGAGCCATCATTCTTTTGCACAAAAAGTGCCGGTGCTCTCGACGGAGATGTGCTCAGACGAATAAATCCCAAAATTTCCAATTCTTGCAACTGGACCTTTTATTCCCTAAGTTCGGCGGGAGCGAAACGATAAGGAGGTACTGAGATTGGAGCGGTACCGGGAAGTAACTCAATGGTAAACTCGACCTCTCTCTCGGGAGGTAGACCGGGTAACTCCTCTGGAAACACATCCGAAAAATTGCGAACAACAAGGGGCAACTCGCCACGAGCAGACACATCCTCATCCAGAGTTAAACTTgccaacaaagaataaatggaTTCCCGCTCTCGAGACCCACACAGATACAACTCCAATGATTCCCGACATTCctcaaagaactcaaaacaaactCCCTCGGGTAGAAaaatacgaactcgacgcttgAAACAATCGATGGTGGCATGAAACATAGATAACCCATCTATTCCCAGAATAAGATCAAAGCCCAACATTCCCAGCACAATAAAGTCAAAGGTGAAGCGGCGATCATGAATAAGAAGCTCACAGTCTCAACAAATACAATCCAAAGGCATTCTACCCCTTAAGGGTGTCTCGATATACAACGGTGTGCTAAGATTTTTGatttccaactccaaaccaCATACAAACGATGAAGCAATAATTAATgagatgctccagaatcaaagagtacttttgCAAATGAATTAAACaagagaaatgtacccctcacaaccgaaGCCTCTGGAGCCTAAGAAGTGGTCTAAGGTGGCTGAACAGTGGAAATGATAGCAAATGCTCTTCCTCGGGTAGTTTGACTTTGGACAAATCCTCCCCTCTGCCCTGATGCCTGAGTAGGAGTAGAAGAACTCGCGCCCCTTTCAATCTGAGAGTCCTGAATGGTAGTGGTTTGACGGAAATATGGTTTCTGTTGTCTCTGGTTAGCCCTGAATGATTGCTGGCCAAACCCAAGCCCTGACCCCTGTTGCTGCAAAGAACTTGAACTACTACGCGCACCTACTACTTTCCGAGGACAATTCTTAGCAAGATGGGTAAACTCACCACACACATAATACGCTTTTGTCTGGCAATCTACATGGAATTGGCTTGGCTGACCAGAACGGTGACACATAGCCGCTGGCCTAGAGTGAGCTCTTCGAACCCCAGAAAAGATGGTTGATGCCCTAACAATCGATGGACCTTGAGTTTTCGAAGACGGTTCTCTTTGTCGCTTCCTCCCTTGACTCCCAAAAGTTCCCGAAGAAGAACTTCCGGTGATAGCAGTTTGCCTAGGTTCCCAAATCCCCTTATTTCTCGGCGCTTCCCTCGGTACTTCGACGCTCATTGCACACTCAACGATCTCGGAATATCTCCCCATGTGCTGGGCCACTACCAGCATCTTGATAGATTCATGCAACCCTTTCTCAAAAGTCGACAATTCCTGTCCTCCAGTGCTACCAACTCGGGAGCAAAACGTGACAATAATTGAAACCTCAATGCATATTCGGAAACGGTCATATTACCCTGCTCAAGTTTCTCAATTTGATCCCTTAGCTGCTCACGGGAAGAGTCTGAAAAATACTGATTCGCGAATAGATCCTCAAATTCGGCCCACGTCAAATTTTCAATATCGAGCTCATTTGCCTGAGCCACGGTCCTAGCTAACCTCTTCGCGTCCTTCCTACTATGGGTGTGTAggggtcgggttcggccccgaacccgacccgacatgTTGggtatcaaattttttttggccccgaacccgaaccgaacgAGTGGGAATAACCGTCCGCATGcccgatttttttggttgagTCGGGTCGGTttgggtccgaccaaaaccaaAGTAATCTATATAAATTAGTCGGTTTTGGTCGAGTCGGGTCGAGTAAGAAAAACAGCGCCCCGAGCcccgaattgaaaattgatgttttacaaaaaaatgaacCCGTAGCcaaccgaaccacatgttcggccccgcccgagACCCTTCGGGTAGGGTTTGTCGGGTcacgggttttttgcacacccctacttCCTACCCTCCAAAATAGACTCCCACCACTCACGGGCCTCTCTGACAAGTTGAACGGCCATGATACTCACCCGCGGGTCATCTTCGGTATTCTTAAGAGCGGTGAAGTTCTTACGGATTTACGCCAACCAATGGTCAACCACGAGAGGGTCACTACTTGCCCCATCAAACAAATGTGGATTCAGACAACAGAATTCTCGCATGGCCACCAAGGCCCGACTGTCTGCATTATCCCTAGGAGAAGGTTGCAAAAGATTAGCGACTGCAAGTGCCGCAACAATATCCTTAGCAAGAAGATTCTGAACATTTCACGCCCTCGAATTCGGTCCGGCCCCCAATTTTCGCTTCCCCATGCTGGCTAACCTCGTATTCTAATGGTTCTGCATCGCCACGACCGCGGCCACGGCCTCGGACACCCCTATTTTCGACTCCACCCCGCCTATTACTGCGTCTCGCAAGCATCTTAGTACATTGATATAAGAAAAGGGAGCTATTAACCACAACAATACACTATGAGGTCAAAGCCTCCAACTCCCCAACACGGGTTAACAACTCTACGCCACTTTACGATAAGTTAAATATAATACTACATAGCTCCATGAATGCCAAGTCATACAAGCACACACAAGTCATATGAAAATATGCAATGATTTTAGAATCCATGAGATTAaatctccccacggtctcaagaTATTCTAAACCTAAGCTCTGATACTAAGTtgtcacgccccaaattttcaacataataataatagcatTTCTAATAAAAGTCTAACGCAATAATACATTATAATATCCCAAAATGTTTCCCCTAATTCTTCCGAGAGAAAAATATCAAGTTTAAAAGGCGTTACAATATAGACACCTCGGCCAAATTTTCAGAATTAGTCAAAAGACGATAAGATTAGCGATTACATGATTTTTCAAGTCAAAAGAgttcaaatgaagttacaattGCATCTTTTCAAAAGGGAGTATACAAAAGATGCTAGAACAACTCCTCGATATcggctttcaaaagatatgatgTCAAACAAGCACTTcatgcactccaaaatcaatgcCCTTGcaatgtacctgaaaataatgataggttgagctacactagcccaatagagaTTACTATGCTTAAGCTATAAGTAGATGAGATGATCCATGCACCGAGAGGAATATAAGCAATAACAAGATTTCCATATGATTGATAATAAGGACATGTGCCGTGAAAGCCAACTCTGTTCAACTACAAGTAGCGTAATGACCTCCAAAGTTCACCATATTCATTATGTGTTTGGATCTCATTtccgggcattcgggaccccgtgcatccCATATTCcttccggcatcacaccttatGGTGGATCCGTGACTTTTTTATGCACTTCCAGGCATTCAGGACCCCGTGCATCCCATTTTCGACATCACACCTTACGGTGGATCCGTGACTTTCTTCGTATCGTTCCTTTGTATTCATTCATGTAACCATTTCTCAATCTTTAATAAGCTCAAGTTCAACATATATCAACTCTAATACGATCATGTCAACATGCCAAATATGTTCTCTAAATCAATCTAAAGCAAGAACGACCAACGGATACCAAGTTCATTAAATTCAACCAAGTTCATTAAATTCAACATGTTCTTATCTTCCAACGAGGGCCAAAGGGATTTGAAAGATCAATGAACCATTAAAGATACCAACAAGCAAGTCTAAAAGTGATTCAAAGGTATTTAGAGAGTGCTAGAAGTGATTGGGATTCAAACGAGCATGAAAAGAGCAAAGCATGTCAAAACTGTCCAGGAAACAAAGGGGTATCGATACATAGATGGTTGCTGTCCAAAGAAGGTTAGGGTATCCATACCCCTTTTTGGGGTACCCTTACCGCAGAATTTTTCAACGGATTTTAAGACTTCGAAAGGTAaaaccccaacaacaacaacgaatCAAGGCACGATCTAAGTGCAGAatcaactcatatacgcataaaGAGAGCAAGAAATCCCCTACCTC contains the following coding sequences:
- the LOC131331086 gene encoding uncharacterized protein LOC131331086: MGRYSEIVECAMSVEVPREAPRNKGIWEPRQTAITGSSSSGTFGSQGRKRQREPSSKTQGPSIVRASTIFSGVRRAHSRPAAMCHRSGQPSQFHVDCQTKAYYVCGEFTHLAKNCPRKVVGARSSSSSLQQQGSGLGFGQQSFRANQRQQKPYFRQTTTIQDSQIERGASSSTPTQASGQRGGFVQSQTTRGRAFAIISTVQPP